A single genomic interval of Bacteroidales bacterium harbors:
- a CDS encoding aminoacyl-histidine dipeptidase gives MTILDLKPTEIWKYFDEITKIPRPSKKEEKIIQYLLDFAKKHNLEAEKDEVDNIIIRKPATPGKENSETVILQSHSDMVCEKNADTVHDFDNDPIQTYIDGDWVKAKGTTLGGDDGIGIAATLAVLASNDIKHGPIEALFTADEETGMTGAFGLQPGFMKGKILINLDSEDEGELFIGCAGGMDTVAEFKYSTKLVPQESVAYKISVTGLNGGHSGDEIDSGLGNANKILNRLILTASKKFNVRLADFNGGNLRNAIAREAFGIITVKEKNEAEFKKLIFELSENIKNEFSVTEKNLSIALENVELPEFVISKKVQRRLMHSLYACWHGVYAMSSDMPGLVETSTNLASVKFIEDNYIRIETSQRSSVESGKYDMAQTVASVFKLAGAKVTQGDGYPGWKPNTDSKIMKITETSYKKLFNVKPDVKAIHAGLECGLFLEKYPYLDMISFGPTIKGAHSPDERMNIPTVQKFWDLLADVLENI, from the coding sequence ATGACAATATTAGATTTAAAACCTACGGAGATTTGGAAATATTTTGATGAAATAACAAAAATACCGAGACCCTCAAAAAAAGAAGAAAAAATAATTCAATACTTATTAGATTTTGCAAAGAAACATAATTTGGAAGCAGAAAAAGACGAAGTTGATAATATAATAATCAGAAAACCTGCAACTCCGGGGAAAGAAAACTCTGAAACTGTTATTCTACAAAGTCATTCAGACATGGTTTGTGAAAAAAATGCCGATACAGTGCATGATTTTGACAATGACCCTATTCAAACATATATTGACGGAGATTGGGTAAAAGCAAAAGGAACAACACTTGGTGGTGATGATGGTATAGGGATTGCCGCAACACTTGCTGTTTTAGCATCAAACGATATTAAACACGGACCTATTGAAGCATTATTTACAGCCGACGAAGAAACCGGAATGACCGGAGCTTTCGGTTTGCAACCGGGATTTATGAAAGGTAAAATATTGATTAATTTAGATTCGGAAGATGAAGGAGAGTTATTTATCGGTTGTGCCGGCGGAATGGATACTGTTGCTGAATTTAAATATTCAACAAAATTAGTTCCGCAAGAATCTGTTGCTTATAAAATATCTGTAACAGGCTTAAACGGAGGGCATTCCGGAGATGAAATTGACAGCGGATTAGGAAATGCCAATAAGATTCTTAATCGTTTAATTTTAACTGCATCTAAAAAATTTAATGTTCGATTAGCTGATTTTAACGGCGGAAATTTAAGAAATGCAATCGCAAGAGAAGCGTTCGGAATAATTACCGTTAAAGAAAAAAATGAAGCCGAATTTAAAAAGCTGATTTTTGAACTTTCTGAAAATATTAAAAATGAATTTTCCGTAACGGAAAAAAATCTGTCAATAGCACTTGAGAATGTTGAACTTCCTGAATTTGTAATTTCTAAAAAAGTTCAAAGAAGATTAATGCATTCGCTTTATGCTTGTTGGCACGGTGTATATGCCATGAGTTCGGATATGCCCGGTTTGGTAGAAACTTCTACAAATTTAGCATCAGTAAAATTTATTGAAGATAATTACATAAGAATTGAAACCAGCCAAAGAAGTTCTGTTGAAAGCGGAAAATATGATATGGCACAAACTGTTGCATCTGTTTTTAAATTAGCCGGAGCAAAAGTAACGCAAGGTGACGGATACCCCGGTTGGAAACCGAATACTGATTCTAAAATAATGAAAATTACTGAAACATCTTATAAAAAGTTATTTAATGTTAAACCTGACGTAAAAGCCATTCATGCCGGTTTGGAATGTGGTTTATTTCTTGAAAAATACCCTTATTTAGATATGATTTCATTCGGACCGACTATAAAAGGAGCACACTCTCCCGATGAAAGAATGAATATTCCTACGGTTCAAAAATTTTGGGATTTATTGGCTGATGTTTTGGAGAATATATAA